TCATTTCTAAGTTTATTAATTCACACTCTCAGGTTCTGATATTTTTGTGTACATTCTTATTAGCACAAAGCATATGTTGGtaaaaaacaatttgaataaCAGCACTTAAATCAAGTTATGAAATGTAGTATTTTAGAATAATGAAAATCATGTTAAAATATTATCAGCAGACCAAAGTCTCCTTTGCAGGTAATCCTCTTGTCTTAGGTCTGGCATTTTTTAATAATAGGAGCCTTTTTTCCTGTTGGAACACTTAGTGAATTTGGTATTAAAACTTTAGCCtgtttttgtttgctcttttttccctTGTCCTCACAGCTTAGTCAAACCATGAAACAGGCCCGTCACCGGCTGGCATCCTTTAAGACtgtgaataaaaaaaatgtgtcagtGTTTCCAGACAGTAGAAGGAAAACCTCTCCCCCACAAGAGGTAAATTAatttctaataaattatttttaaaagtacaggtaaagatttatttatatctcAACATTATTTAAAGCTGTAAAAGTAATTGGAAATAACCTGAAATATCCAATAGTAGGGAATGGTTAAAAAATTATGGTGTATCCACATATAGCTATTCTAAAAATGATCATATTTCATGATATGAAGACAAGGGAAATTGTGATACaaagttaagtgaaaaaagtaggATATGagattatatacaatatattctcAATTAAAAAACTTTATTCAGCCAACATTTATGGAATGATTATAGCAGGACTTGGAGTAGAGAAAAGATAGATAAAGATCCTGCAAGGAGCTTCTGTGCTTGTAGGGAAGCAaataataaacaagcaaataaatgtagaatataatttcaaatgataagtgtttaaaaaaataaagcaaaatagatTAGGAGGGAATGCTGTGTGCAGAGACAAAAGCCTGGAAAGAAATGGACCAAGAGGTTAATGCTGATTATTTCTGGTTAGCATTAAtacagatgatttttatttttttctctcggctttctctattttaaaaactttccagagtgcacatattttactttataatcaagaaaaaaatactatttttttaaaaaaagaaacttctaatTCAGAATACAAGATTAGAGTGAATAATTGGAACCTAAATGTAGAGCTAGACTTAAAAGGATACTTAAGGTGATACTTGTAAAATGACATTGTTCTGTGCCTATTTATTTCAGTGTTCACAAGTTTGGATGCTAAAAACAAACTCATGTATTTTCCTGTGTTTACTCATTTTGGcattaatttcaaattttgataGGTAGCACTTAGTAAAATGGACCATTTCatcttttttgctcttttttttggCCATGATCACCTCTGTCCCTTACTTAGTTCTTAGTTTTGCTTcctagattatatatatattatattttttgtattcttttccttaAGTATCTCAACACAACCACCAAAAACGTTTGTGTCTTTTATGTTTGCAGTTTGTGGAATACTAACTTACAATGTCTCCCCTTTCAGTGGTAATTAAGACGTAgttaaatataagaaacaggCGGGCATGGGTGTGTGTGTCATACATGGCATTTTGTCCCAGATACATTCAGTATGGTTACCTTTTTCTAGCATTGCCATGTTATGACTCTCAAGATATTCTTTTGTACCTAAATTCTTCTTCGTGGCTGGTATTTTGGACAATTTTCATACCTAAGGATTTGGCAACTCCAGTTTGTGACATTCAACTGACTCCAGAGTACTGTTAGAATGAAGTGATTGGACACATTCTagtaaaccagaaaaaaagagtTATCAGATCCTAGAGACTCATATTTTATATTGTGTGAAACATGTTTAAACCTTTCAGTTGATGTTTTTCCAGAAAAAGTACTGTTTACAGGTTTGACTGAAATAATCGTTCAGTAGAAGGGAAAAGGATTAAGTCTGAGATAACATCCTGTATAAACCAGTTTTATACATCAAAGATGCCATTTAAATCTAATTCattatgatgatggtgatgatgaattCAGACTGACTGCTGCTTCCAGAGAATGCATGTGTATTTTTCAACTAAGACATTGGAAATACCTATTCCATAGAAATGagaatgataaaagaaattagtgtaattttttgtatttcttatatcAAGTATGTGGTCTTTCCCTCAAATCTGAACAattttctcctccccccccccccccagttgtgTGAAGTGGAAATCTGCCAGTCAGAAAGGACATAATCTATAACCCAGTTGAACTCCGGTTTCATTTCCTTGTTAGACTTATTTTTACTGACCTTAGAATCTGTCTGGTTGTTATTGTTATTCCAGATTTAGAGATACAAATAGAAGATATATTTGCTTGCACACTGTCATTTCACCAAGACAAAATCATAAACCTCTTAAAATTGATTCTGGCTGGGATAGGAACAAATTGTCATTTATAAAGTTCATATATTCTAGCAGCCTATTTCACTCCATGTTCCTGTGTGATTTGTTTGTAAATCTGAAGTAGAATTCGaccacttgtttttctttattctatattAAACCATCCTCATCTGTTAAGATCATTccagatctggggcacctgggtggcacagtgggttaaagcctctgccttcggctcaggtctgatcccagggtcctgggatcgagccccgcatcaggctctctgctcagcaggaagcctgcttctccctctctctctctctgcctgcctctctgcctacttgtgatctctgtcaaataaataactaaaatcttaaaaaaaaaatttaaaaaaaaaaagatcattccaGATCTTTCACAAAAACTCAACTTAGTATCATGAGCATGTTGCTTTCTCTAGACCatctatatttgtattattttttttcagaaagcacTTTGTAGGAAACCATCATCCCTCAAGATAAATACAGGAACAAGAAGACAGTTGACCTTTCATGGTCCGTCAAGGTCTTTGGTCTTTTAACTACTTTGCATTACCAGAAATTTATAGAAAATCAGGGAGCGCAATGTAAAGAAtaaagggaggggtgcctgggtggctgcattgttaagcatctgccttcggctcaggtcatgatcccagggtcctaggatcaagcctgcATCCCTACTTctgggtccctgcttggcaggaagcctgcttctccgtctcccactcccccgcttgtgttctctgtcgctgtgtctctctctgtcaaataaataaaatctttaagaaaataaaaaatttttttaaaaagggaaaaaaatggcttgTTAGAGCTGTCCACAGCTAATTAAGTCTGGGTTTAAGGGTTAAGATTCTAAtgtccagtattttttttcctaacagttctattgggatataatttatataccacaCAGTTTACCCATTTGAAGTATacgttttgggggcgcctgggtggctcagtgggttaagcctctgccttcggcttgggtcatggtccctgggattgagccccatatcgggctccctgcttggcgggaagcctgcttccccgtctctcttcccgttcactcctcctgcttatgttccctctctcgctgtgtctctctctgtcaaataaataactaaaatcttaaaaaaaaaaaaaaagtatacgttttgtattgcatgaagcactgggtgtggtgcataaacactgaatcttggaacactgaaaaaataaagtatagatTTCAGTGGTTTCTAGTATATTCACCAGTTTGTACAATTGTCAACATAATCTGATTTAGAACACTTTCTTCACCCctaaaaaaaatcctggggcgcctgggtggctcagtgggttaagccgctgccttcggctcaggtcatgatctcagggtcctgggatcgaggcccacatcgggctctctgctcagcagggagcctgcttccctctctctctctctctgcctgcctctccatctacttgtgatctctctctgtcaaataaataaataaaatctttaaaaaaaaattaaaaaaaatcctattcccATTAGCTGTCACTTCCCATTCCCTCCTTTCCCTATCCCCCGTCCTAAGCAACCACTAACATGCTGTCTGtatagatttgcttattctggacatttcatctaaatggaatcatataatacacggtcttttgtgactggcttctttcactttgcatgtTTTCATTATGTTGTAgaatgtatcagtacttcattccttttaattcccaaataatattccttttatGGCTATATCACGTTTGGTATATGCATTCATCAGTTAGTTGATGGACTTCTAGGCTTTTGTGAATGACTGCGACAAACACTTATAAACGTGTTGTGTGGACATTCATTTCTTTAGTAATGGAATTTTGGGATCCTAGGCtaactctatgtttaatattttgaggaactgccaagctgttttccatCAGCAATATATGTGGATCCCAATTCCCCACgtcctcaccaatacttattattgtccatcttttttattataaccatcctactgatgtgaggtgatatctcactgtactttcgatttgtgttttcctgatgacTTATGATCTTGAGTatcttttcacgtgcttattCACCCATTTATATGTCTCTTATGGAGATAATGTCTATTCagatgtgttcattttttaattggggtatttggtttttttattactgagttataagtgttctttatatattctggatacatgttccttatcagatacacatgatgtgcaaatattttttcccattctgtaggttgtcatttcactttcttaatgctatcatttatataaaatttttaattctggtgttgtttattttttcttgtgttgcttgtgcttttgatgtaGTATCTAGTAAATCATTGCTTAATCTAAAGTCATCAATAATTTCTGCTATGTGtcctaaaaattttataattttagttcttacatttaagCCTATAAcccattttgagtaaatttttatatgtggtgaagaagtgttttaatttaattcttttccaTGTAGATATCCActtgtcccagtaccatttgtggaaaattattctttttccattgaattttctTGCCGCTCTTGTTGAAAACCAGTTGACTGAGAGTTTATCGAtgtcttaatattattttctgagatccatgaacatgggattgggatgtctttccatttatttagatctttttaaatttctttcaacagtgttttatagttttcattatatAGTCTTATGCTTCTTTTGTAATGTcctgtttttataatatttgattATATTGACCTACCAAATTATATTAATAGTGTGCTGAATCCCAGGATTTTATTGTAATCACATTGTTTCTACCTGTAATAGATCCTTTTTTTCATTGTCGATTGTGTCGTTTTGTAGGAAACTGACTCTGAGGAATCTTCATCTATTACGACagataaggagacagagaatttGTTTTGGGAAGACCAGCATTCTCTCCTTTCTGAAGACAGGGGCAAACCTTTCAGCAGAGttcaggtaaagcagagtggaaGGAGATTGTATAATAGAAGTTAAACTAAGTGTGATTTGGGTTGCCATATTGTACTAGTTTGGGAAAATAGGTTTAGGTTCTGTTAAGTTGAGCAAAGATGAAAATTTCCTGTTTTATTCTAGTAATTTGTTTGacttcagtatctttttttatttttatttatttttattgttttaaagattttttttatttgaaagagagcgaaagagagcatgagcaagcacaagcagagggagcagcaggcagagggagagggagacgtaGGCTCCCCAGTGGCagtgagcctgacacagggctcaattccaggaccctgggatcatgccctgagccgaaggcagactcttaacccactgagccacccgggcacccctttgtctttttttctaagattttatttatttatttggaagagagtgagaaagagagagcacatgactGACAGAAaaaacaggagcagggggaggggcagatggagagggaaaggcaggttccccactaaggagggagcctaacacggggctctcaatttcaggaccctgggatcatgacctgagcttcaggcagacgcttaacccactgagctacccaggagcccctaactaCCGTatctttttgagattattttaggAATCTTATGGGAAAACCTAGAGTGTTGCTACTACCTGGCATTCTATGTTTGATGTTTATGTTCACTTTTAGAAAGTACAGTTCAAAAATCCATTATTTGCCGTGatgaaagaggaagaacaaaagCAATTAGATCTTCAGGGCCTTCAGAATATTCTGCCAGAAGCCCAGGATTATCTTCCAGAAGGCCAAGGTGATCTGCTGGAAGCTGAGGATGATTTGACAGGAGTCCAGAGTGTTGAGCTAGAAGCTGAGAGTGTTGAACCAGAAGCCAAGAGTGTTGAGCCAAAGCTCAGTATCCCAGCTATTGAGCTGGAAAGCCAAGCTGTTGAGCCCAAAGTGCAGCCCATTGAGCCTAAAGCCCAGGCTGTTAAGATAAAAACTCAGGGTATTATGCCAGAAGCCCAGAATATTGAACTAGAAGATGAGAGTATTGTGTCTGAAGTCCAGGATTTGCTACCCAAAGAACAGTGTGTTCTTCCCAAAGACCAGAATATTCTACCCAGATGTCAGGACCAGGACTTTCTACTTAAAGACCAGGATTTTCTACCGAAAGACCAGAATATTCTACCCGAATGCCAGGACCAGCATTTTCCACCCAAAGACCATCATGTGCTCCCCGAAGACCAGAATAGTCAATCTAAATTTCAGGACCAGGATTTTCTACTAAAAGACCAGCATCAGCATTTTCTACCCAGAGAGCAGGTAAAACAGAGTGGAAAGGAGATAATAAGAAGAAATATCTACTTAAATTTTGGAGTGGGATTTGTGAGGACTAAATTGCAGCTGATTTGGAGagtcatatttggaaaaaatagttTCCTCATAAATTCCTCAGAAGTCTGGGGTTCTCATTATATGTTAAAGTATTATCAGCAGCACATTACCACTTAATTgacaatttactttttttttttaagtctttattaggaaaaatatttctagCAGCCATTATCTGCTTTGACAGCTGAAAGATGGAAAAGGGAGTGGCCCACAAGTGTGCAACAGTATCTTTTACTACTCAGGTTCCAAGTTCAGCCCTCCAGCAGAGATCAGTTAGGccaaaaataagaagaaagggaCCAACAGGAAGCAAATTACATAGGGCTATAACTGGGCTTATGTGGAACAGAAtatagtgttttctttcttttcatatcaTGTTCAGTTATATTCTGACCTCAGTTAATGCCAGAATTCTCACTGCAGCCTAAAGTATTGGTTAAGCTGTCTTTCTTAACTGAACAATtggtatttttgtgttctttctttagGAAACTGGTTTGAAGCAGCCAGCATCAATTTTGATAGGCCCAAGAGGGAGAGAGGCGTTTCCTCTGAGTGTCCCTCAGGATCTTCCGCCCAGGCATCAAGATCAGACTTCCACCAGGGACAAGGTAgaacagaaaaaaggagagagaccaACAGGAACTGAATTGTTCAAGGTTTTAGTTTGGAACTTGCAAAGGTTGTTCTCAGCTAGactttgcaaatgacaaaaagtATGGCTTTCTGCTTTATTCCATATTTCACATTGTCTTGAGTTAGAAAAATTACTGTAAGGCCCTCAATAAAGCCTGTAGTATTACTACTATCATATTATTCCTACTGGACAACTtataattagtgtttttgttttcttttagaaagtacGCTTCAAGGAGTCATATTTTGATGTGTCaagtgaaaaaggaagagaagactaTTCTCTGGCAGGTTATCAGTATCTGCCTCCTAAACTACAGGACCAGACCTTCATGAGAGATCAGGTAAAGCAGAATAAAAAGGAGATAAATAGGAGATAAAGTAACTGGATTTTACATATTCTCAATAATTGGTAACGTGAAATATAGAAACAGGTGCAGAAGACCCTGGTCTGATGAACTCTATCAGCCAAATCAGTTCTGTCATTTAGAAGGTTGATAAATCACATTCACATTCTTATTGTAGAATCAAACTATTTTAGTTTACTAAGATTATACTACAACTTCTGCTAAAGCCCACATAGTATAAACACAAACATGCTGTCCCTATATGAACAGTGTAGGAAGATGTGGCAGATCCTAAATTACTTAATGTATGGGGAGTTTGTCAGACTACTCTGTCCATGgtttaagattaaaaattcagGTCTACAGAGTTGAGCGAAAACTGTTgcatcctcaaaaaaaaaaaaaaaaggcataaaatgaaagtattaggggcgcctgggtggctcagtgggttgaagcctctgccttcggctcaggtcatgatcccagggtcctgggatcgagccccgcatcgggctctctgctcagtggggagcctgcttcccttcctctctctctgcctgcccctctgcctacttgtgatctctgtctgtcaaataaataaattaattaatttaaaaaaaatgaaagtattataTCCTTGTTCAAGTTAAAATGTATCAGATTATCCTCACCTGGTACCATTTCCCTGGAGTTCTCGTTGAAACCTACGATACTATGATTAGCTTGTTGCCCTGGTCAGACAGTttgcttttttatctttattccttTAGAACATGTTTGTCAAGCAACTGCCATCTTTTATGAGAGCAGAGAGAATGAGTGATGAATTGCCTCTGGAGTATCCTCAGTATGTTGAACCTAAAACCCGGGACCAAGCTTCCCCTAGAGAATAGGTAGAGCAGAATACAGGGGGAAGACTTTCCTTCCTAAAAGAGTAACAGAGATGAAATGACTTAAAAGATTTGGGTTGAAGCTTCTCAAGCTAGTTCAGAGGTAGGCTACATAGAATTAAAGCTTCTAGAGTGAGGCAAAGAGCCTAacattttcagttatttcaaaATGTGCCAGACCTAAAGTCTGTCCAGGTGAGAAAGCATATCTGTCGTTTGGGTTGCCAAAAGACAGGGTTTGTATAATATTGATTGGTTAATAGTAGATCATTCTACATAAACTCACATCCTGGAGCATATTTGACTTTCTGCATTTGGCTTTATAAATACTGAAGAGCTTTTCCTCTTGGCCATCTGAAGCAGTACATCAAACCAAACATTCTGCTCTACCAGCTTGCACACCAGTAATGAGGAAGGATTAAAACAAGCCATTTCCCGCCACAGAGCTCTCTGAACTTTACCACTGCAAGCTACTGTTTGTGCATGGAGTTACTGGGGACATCTAGTAGGAGTACTCGTAGAAATGACACAAGGTTGTTTCCTGGCTGTACCTTGGGAAAATGCTATCAgcacacaaaaatatttcttccaagCGTATTATTGAATAAAGAGTTACCCCAtgcaaaacgaaacaaaacaaaaaacaaaggaccAGAATaatctgggatttgctttaaaatagtctggggaaaaaagtgggaaaagagacaagtggaaaaaaattactaattattGAAGTTGGGGGGATAGGTATCTTGGAATCAATTATACATTTTCATTGCTACTTTAATTTCTATTTGGAAATTTTGTATTAACACATGCAGGCACACCTGCACACCAGCTCTGTTATGTTATTCTTGCCTAGTATCATTATTTTGGAGTTATCACTGATGTCATTAGTTGTCACTAATCATTTCTGCTtagacagttttttgttttgttattcctTTAGAGCAAGTATATCAAGCAACCCTCATCTTATGAGAAATGGGAGATTGAAAGAAGAATTCCTTCTGGAGTGCCATCAGTATGTTTCACCCAGTGTTTAAGATCTTGCCTCTCTGGGGAATAAGTAGAGCAGAGTATAGGGAGGAATAAGTAGCAGAGAATAAATTGCTTAGGTTTTGGCTTAAGTTTAACAGGGAAATACAGTAACTACTTACGGGTTTAGTGTTAAGGTCAGTAAATAGTAGGCAGAGCTATCCTGTCCTCGAGTTCTGTGATGTTTCATACCATTCTGACCTGTGGAAACTACTTCCGGCCTCTTCACTGAGGCTTTTACCATTGCCTGGGCATGATGCTTCTGCTTTGACAATTGATGTTCAGTGTTGACGTTGTCTTTTAGCACAGGAACTATGGGCAGGCCTTACATAATGTGACAgatgagagatggagaaaggagtTACTTCCAGAGCGCCATGAATATGTTTTTCAGGATATCTAGGATCCAGGTTCAGCCGGAGAGCAGTAGAGCAGAGTGCGGTGAAAAGTAAGCAGCAGAAAGTAAATCAGTTAGCGTTTGATCTGGGCTTGCCAGAGCTGTACTTCTAACAACAGtactgccgctgctgctgcttgTGGTAATGTTCTCTTCTTAATCCTGTTAATAATAGAAGTAACAGCTTGCATTTGGTAAGCACTTTCCAGAACCAGAAGAGTTCTAGAACTTTGTATCCATTGTCTCATTTCTCATTCTCACAATCATCTGGGGAGATAGATACTGTGATTatccttgttttatagatgaagaaacttatGACTGCCTTGTGGATACAGTTGAGACCCATAATGGTGGCAAGGAGTGTAATGTCTACTTTTATGCCATAAGGTATCAGACTATTGTAATAGACCTATGTAGAGTAGTAGGTCAGGGCTATCACTGCAGTCTACAGTATTTTTACTAGCATTATGTCACTGCTCATATACTTTGGTGActgcttttgtgggtttttttagaGCTTATACTtcagaaggcagccatctgttGGGACAGCTGAAAGATGGCAAGAGGATTTGCTTCTGGATGACCATCAGCATCTGCCAGCCAAGCACCAGAGAGAGGCTTCCAGCAAAAGACAGGTAGAGTATGAGTAATGGAATTTGGAGAGGATTGTACACACATACAGAGCTGGGATTGGTAAGACTGAGCAAAAAACagattcttgttttatttcatagTGTGTGAAACTTATCCTGACCCAAGATTACTTTAGTGCTCTCGCTGAAACCGAGGATATtggaaaaattctattttatatgtatgttctTTTATAAGGGGTGTATTTCTGATGGCCATTGTCTTTTAcagcaggagaggggaagaaatgaGTGGTTTCTGAGGGAGAGGAGTCAGGAGGCTCTTCCACCCAGTGGCCAGGCCTAGATCTCTGTCAGTAAGCTGTTAGAGCATAAGATGGGATCACCAAGAAATTAGCTGTTCAGAATGTAAGCTGGAGCTTATTCGGGTTATATTGCCTGAGCAATATGTACTGAGCAATGTACTGAGTTAAGATCTGTGGTTTTTCAAGAAAACGCTACAGCAATCTGGCCTCCATGGCTTAACTGAAGTCTGGTATATTCCCACTAGAATTTGTCACTGTCCAAGTAATTTCTGTCTTgtgattttatgttattttaacaaCAGAGCCTTCAGGCAACCGGTGTTGTTAGGATAtataaaagagataaagagacatTTCCTCTTGGctcttttataagagcaaaagaaaaggagCATAAAGACAAAGTAGAATTTGGGCTGAGGTTTTCAGGACTACACTGTAGTTCCTTTGTAATTTTTAGTTTGTCTCTATGAGGTTGGCCTAAAGGTACACTGTCACATTTTATTCTACATTGTCACTTATATATCCTGAAGTGTGCCAAGTTCTTTCCTACCTCAGATCTGTAgcaatgtttttttcctttgcctggatattcttctcttttttcttcacaaaGCTGGTCACTTTTCATCCTTCAGGTTTCAACATAAATACCTCCTTGGAAAAGACTGTCCCGACCACCTTATCAAAAATAGgtctcctctgttttgtttttctctatccttgcattctctttccttctctgtacaCAAGACAATTTGTAATAATTCATTGATTTAACATGTTTTCCACTGGTCTGTAAGCTTTATGAGGAGAGGTACCACCCTTGATATGTTTATCAGTGTATCGGCAGCCTGTAtagtacagtgcctggtaccTAATAGTCTCTTGCTAAATATGTTTTGAATTAGTCAATCAATCAGTTGTTTACTGAATGCCTCGTTAGGTGTTAGCCATTGTTTAGGTGCTAAATATCAAAGAGACAGTTGTGAATCAGACACAGAACTCAAATTTCAGACAGTCTAAAGAAGAGAGACTGACACATAAGCAGATAATTATGAAGCAACATAATTAATGGTAGAGAGGGCATAGGGTATTAACTGAGCACAGAAGAGGCATACCTAAGTGACTGTTTGCTTGAGGGTGCACTGCCTTGGTTGTCCCTCTGCCATACAAGCCCGATCCCCTGGGACAGTCCTTTCTCCTTGTAGGCTCCTGAGATAATCCAGccttattggaaaaaaaaacattttaatagtgtAGATTTAGATCACAGTCATACTTGGGGCTTATAGTCATAGCTGCTTAGCATTTTTCTTGCTTGCCCTTTGTCAGCTCCCTCTCCTGCGGCCCACACTAATAATAGTAAACGTTAAATACTTTGTAAAGTTCTTGCTACATCCCCATACCCTCAGACtttcatgaagaaaatagaagccGTCATGCACTAACTCCCTCAGCCATTTGTTTTTTTGGCATTCTCACCTATTCCTATTATGTCAGAAGAAGAGTTTTCTGTCCTTGGACCATGTTCTGGATTCTCTTGCCATCCTTTCTTCTGGGTCCAGTTTTGAATATTATATTGTGAGACTCTGGCTTCTGTTGAAATCCTCTGAAGAATGTTgcatcttttgtttatttgttctaacAGGCAATCAGCCTGGTTAAGTTTATATTATAAGTTCTTTCTCACTTTCCGTGAAGAGTGGCTCGAGCGTTAGTCAGTTTTCATAGCCTTCATTATATTCCTTTAGGTCCATCCCATGCATGCACAACTCGGGTGATTTGGGGACATATGCCAATTCATACACAGGTTTAAGGAATCCAGTTTTCTAGCTCACTCCTTCTCAGGATGCCCAACCCCTACACTCTCCAGATACCACAGGCCACATTTCCTGGAATCTTTATTTAGAATCAGTGAGGTGGAGAGGTCCATAGTAAGCTTACTCCTTGCCCAGTGCTGAAAGTCtagtttttcttacttttttgaaagcaggaaatgttttc
This DNA window, taken from Lutra lutra chromosome 10, mLutLut1.2, whole genome shotgun sequence, encodes the following:
- the CCDC15 gene encoding coiled-coil domain-containing protein 15 isoform X2, with product MPGSMAPLKKPRNTARVPLALNPLKSKDVLAVLAERNQAIMPVGAWVEPALPDSSEVPAYTSAYMIEEELKEQLRKKQEALKRFQRQVKRRVNQQIRLRKKQQFQRSYEAAEKEGSVAMQSSDPAHLTPKRTSVFPDNLNAAIGSSGLPPSQMLGDGMDDRENQNELFQQQAQALSQTMKQARHRLASFKTVNKKNVSVFPDSRRKTSPPQEETDSEESSSITTDKETENLFWEDQHSLLSEDRGKPFSRVQKVQFKNPLFAVMKEEEQKQLDLQGLQNILPEAQDYLPEGQGDLLEAEDDLTGVQSVELEAESVEPEAKSVEPKLSIPAIELESQAVEPKVQPIEPKAQAVKIKTQGIMPEAQNIELEDESIVSEVQDLLPKEQCVLPKDQNILPRCQDQDFLLKDQDFLPKDQNILPECQDQHFPPKDHHVLPEDQNSQSKFQDQDFLLKDQHQHFLPREQETGLKQPASILIGPRGREAFPLSVPQDLPPRHQDQTSTRDKKVRFKESYFDVSSEKGREDYSLAGYQYLPPKLQDQTFMRDQSKYIKQPSSYEKWEIERRIPSGVPSSLYFRRQPSVGTAERWQEDLLLDDHQHLPAKHQREASSKRQVYDEYQSRSNTEFQIPLTLQSGVDQEEDKRERQKQYLRYRRLFMDIEREQVKEQQRQKEHQKKVEKIKKKKEQQRYAEEQRILRMNFHEELYSGEKMSDILAQLKLEELKGVREKQQQREKESQRYVEALRAQIQEKMRLYNITLPPLCCCGPDFWDAHPDTCANNCIFYKNHRAYTRALHSVINSCDIPEGTSTVRVAMHNLASVHRRTLKNL
- the CCDC15 gene encoding coiled-coil domain-containing protein 15 isoform X1 → MPGSMAPLKKPRNTARVPLALNPLKSKDVLAVLAERNQAIMPVGAWVEPALPDSSEVPAYTSAYMIEEELKEQLRKKQEALKRFQRQVKRRVNQQIRLRKKQQFQRSYEAAEKEGSVAMQSSDPAHLTPKRTSVFPDNLNAAIGSSGLPPSQMLGDGMDDRENQNELFQQQAQALSQTMKQARHRLASFKTVNKKNVSVFPDSRRKTSPPQEKALCRKPSSLKINTGTRRQLTFQETDSEESSSITTDKETENLFWEDQHSLLSEDRGKPFSRVQKVQFKNPLFAVMKEEEQKQLDLQGLQNILPEAQDYLPEGQGDLLEAEDDLTGVQSVELEAESVEPEAKSVEPKLSIPAIELESQAVEPKVQPIEPKAQAVKIKTQGIMPEAQNIELEDESIVSEVQDLLPKEQCVLPKDQNILPRCQDQDFLLKDQDFLPKDQNILPECQDQHFPPKDHHVLPEDQNSQSKFQDQDFLLKDQHQHFLPREQETGLKQPASILIGPRGREAFPLSVPQDLPPRHQDQTSTRDKKVRFKESYFDVSSEKGREDYSLAGYQYLPPKLQDQTFMRDQSKYIKQPSSYEKWEIERRIPSGVPSSLYFRRQPSVGTAERWQEDLLLDDHQHLPAKHQREASSKRQVYDEYQSRSNTEFQIPLTLQSGVDQEEDKRERQKQYLRYRRLFMDIEREQVKEQQRQKEHQKKVEKIKKKKEQQRYAEEQRILRMNFHEELYSGEKMSDILAQLKLEELKGVREKQQQREKESQRYVEALRAQIQEKMRLYNITLPPLCCCGPDFWDAHPDTCANNCIFYKNHRAYTRALHSVINSCDIPEGTSTVRVAMHNLASVHRRTLKNL
- the CCDC15 gene encoding coiled-coil domain-containing protein 15 isoform X3; the encoded protein is MPGSMAPLKKPRNTARVPLALNPLKSKDVLAVLAERNQAIMPVGAWVEPALPDSSEVPAYTSAYMIEEELKEQLRKKQEALKRFQRQVKRRVNQQIRLRKKQQFQRSYEAAEKEGSVAMQSSDPAHLTPKRTSVFPDNLNAAIGSSGLPPSQMLGDGMDDRENQNELFQQQAQALSQTMKQARHRLASFKTVNKKNVSVFPDSRRKTSPPQEKALCRKPSSLKINTGTRRQLTFQETDSEESSSITTDKETENLFWEDQHSLLSEDRGKPFSRVQKVQFKNPLFAVMKEEEQKQLDLQGLQNILPEAQDYLPEGQGDLLEAEDDLTGVQSVELEAESVEPEAKSVEPKLSIPAIELESQAVEPKVQPIEPKAQAVKIKTQGIMPEAQNIELEDESIVSEVQDLLPKEQCVLPKDQNILPRCQDQDFLLKDQDFLPKDQNILPECQDQHFPPKDHHVLPEDQNSQSKFQDQDFLLKDQHQHFLPREQETGLKQPASILIGPRGREAFPLSVPQDLPPRHQDQTSTRDKKVRFKESYFDVSSEKGREDYSLAGYQYLPPKLQDQTFMRDQSLYFRRQPSVGTAERWQEDLLLDDHQHLPAKHQREASSKRQVYDEYQSRSNTEFQIPLTLQSGVDQEEDKRERQKQYLRYRRLFMDIEREQVKEQQRQKEHQKKVEKIKKKKEQQRYAEEQRILRMNFHEELYSGEKMSDILAQLKLEELKGVREKQQQREKESQRYVEALRAQIQEKMRLYNITLPPLCCCGPDFWDAHPDTCANNCIFYKNHRAYTRALHSVINSCDIPEGTSTVRVAMHNLASVHRRTLKNL